The proteins below come from a single Clostridia bacterium genomic window:
- a CDS encoding FtsW/RodA/SpoVE family cell cycle protein, translating into MTKVNTQKPIQLITLFNLIGFFVLWLFYDRSFEMVIYGVAVVGLIWVAYFFLSSMSMDDQYIFLIVSMLFSIGIVMIFRCSKTSGQNQTLWFAVALVGFFVSYLIVMRAKWIAKIGYGFFFLAVALSLFTMIFGKDTTGTGVKNWLVFGPFSIQTTEIVKYLVLFMLADRFQNPKRYQLFGQQEGIIMSGAVYVVLGIMVLQKELGTILVIFSTYIAMLYLFNEKKWIILANIGIIAVGALVLYLFKDSLFQSVYNTFMRRVVLWQDLWELNPHEVNGAGELMQSMFAIGSGGFFGTGIGLGSPTSISTIGAEKSDYIFASVCEEMGVMIGVAIVMLFFLLMYRGLRLSLNIKHKFYRTIGAGICIMFGFQTFIIIGGVTKLIPMTGITLPFVSYGGSSLVVGFMAIGFLEGAANKTDETAKAIAKKKNPGLMAGADLIGDERYSHSIYRMTEEEDAEFVPVDFGTERFDEKAVWTEDDLAYEEEYEAQRSSDGVFFRGGDLTDNVTNDVSERKTPEPKDGTAEPLPEHKKKTVTNEFFTGGGDL; encoded by the coding sequence ATGACAAAAGTGAACACACAAAAGCCGATTCAGCTGATTACATTGTTTAATCTGATTGGTTTTTTTGTGCTGTGGCTTTTTTATGACAGAAGCTTTGAAATGGTTATATACGGCGTTGCAGTTGTCGGGTTGATATGGGTTGCTTATTTTTTCTTAAGCAGCATGTCTATGGATGACCAATATATTTTCCTGATTGTATCCATGCTGTTTTCCATAGGCATCGTCATGATTTTCAGATGCAGTAAGACAAGCGGTCAGAATCAGACATTGTGGTTTGCCGTGGCACTGGTTGGATTTTTTGTGTCCTATCTTATCGTGATGCGTGCAAAATGGATTGCTAAAATCGGGTACGGATTCTTTTTTCTGGCGGTTGCACTGTCTCTTTTTACCATGATTTTTGGTAAGGATACTACCGGGACGGGTGTTAAAAACTGGCTTGTATTCGGACCGTTCAGCATTCAGACCACCGAAATTGTAAAATATCTTGTTCTGTTTATGCTGGCAGACCGTTTTCAGAATCCGAAGCGGTATCAGCTTTTCGGACAGCAGGAGGGGATTATAATGTCCGGGGCGGTGTATGTTGTGCTGGGTATTATGGTTCTTCAAAAGGAATTGGGTACCATTTTGGTTATCTTTTCCACTTACATTGCCATGCTGTATCTCTTTAATGAGAAAAAATGGATTATCTTAGCAAACATTGGTATTATTGCCGTTGGTGCGCTTGTTTTGTATCTGTTTAAGGATTCGCTGTTTCAGTCGGTTTACAATACTTTTATGCGTCGTGTGGTACTCTGGCAGGATTTATGGGAATTGAATCCGCATGAGGTGAACGGAGCCGGTGAACTGATGCAGTCTATGTTCGCCATCGGCTCGGGCGGATTTTTCGGCACGGGGATCGGTCTTGGCTCTCCAACCAGCATTTCCACCATCGGTGCTGAGAAATCTGACTACATTTTTGCCTCTGTCTGTGAAGAAATGGGGGTTATGATTGGTGTTGCCATTGTAATGCTGTTCTTTTTGCTGATGTACAGAGGCTTGCGACTGTCTTTGAATATCAAGCATAAATTCTATCGTACAATCGGTGCGGGCATTTGTATTATGTTTGGCTTCCAGACCTTTATCATTATAGGCGGCGTAACAAAGCTGATTCCCATGACAGGCATCACGTTGCCGTTTGTAAGCTATGGCGGCAGCTCGCTGGTGGTTGGCTTTATGGCAATCGGCTTTTTGGAAGGCGCGGCAAACAAAACAGACGAAACCGCAAAGGCTATTGCCAAAAAGAAAAATCCCGGGCTTATGGCGGGGGCAGATCTGATTGGGGATGAGCGGTATTCACACAGCATCTACCGCATGACGGAGGAAGAGGATGCGGAATTTGTACCGGTGGATTTCGGAACGGAGAGGTTCGATGAAAAAGCAGTCTGGACAGAAGATGACCTGGCTTATGAAGAGGAATATGAAGCACAAAGGTCATCTGACGGAGTGTTTTTCAGAGGCGGAGACTTAACCGACAACGTTACAAACGATGTATCTGAAAGAAAAACACCGGAGCCGAAGGATGGAACAGCGGAACCGTTGCCGGAACACAAAAAGAAAACGGTGACAAATGAGTTCTTTACCGGCGGAGGTGATTTGTAA